In endosymbiont of unidentified scaly snail isolate Monju, the following are encoded in one genomic region:
- the pgsA gene encoding CDP-diacylglycerol--glycerol-3-phosphate 3-phosphatidyltransferase yields the protein MNSLHNLPNLLTLGRIALIPVFVLVYYLPVSWASPTATWIFVAAALTDWLDGYLARRMRLTSPLGAFLDPVADKLMVATALVVVLQADPRLWLALPVMVIIGREITISALREWMAEIGERAQVAVSELGKFKTAAQMLAITLLIYRDDLWGLPIYVIGEVLLYIAVVLTLWSMVIYLRAAWPHLGGGGGTGKSADPGLTAPGESIE from the coding sequence ATGAACAGCCTCCACAACCTGCCCAACCTGTTGACGCTAGGGCGCATCGCGTTGATTCCGGTGTTCGTGCTGGTGTACTACCTGCCGGTTTCCTGGGCGAGTCCAACCGCCACCTGGATTTTCGTTGCCGCCGCACTTACCGACTGGCTGGACGGTTACCTGGCGCGACGCATGCGCTTGACCTCGCCGCTGGGTGCCTTTCTCGATCCGGTGGCCGACAAGCTGATGGTCGCCACCGCGCTGGTGGTGGTGCTGCAGGCCGACCCGCGTCTGTGGCTGGCGCTGCCGGTGATGGTCATCATCGGCCGTGAGATCACCATCTCGGCACTGCGCGAATGGATGGCCGAGATCGGCGAACGCGCCCAGGTTGCGGTCTCCGAGCTGGGCAAATTCAAGACTGCCGCGCAGATGCTGGCCATCACCCTGCTGATCTACCGTGACGACCTGTGGGGCCTGCCGATCTACGTGATCGGCGAAGTATTGCTGTACATCGCGGTGGTGCTCACCCTGTGGTCCATGGTCATTTACCTGCGCGCTGCCTGGCCGCACCTGGGCGGTGGCGGTGGAACGGGAAAAAGCGCTGATCCGGGGTTGACAGCCCCCGGGGAATCCATAGAATAG
- a CDS encoding response regulator has product MIRLLLVDDHALFRSGIRSVLDSAHDIKVVHEASSGEEAVAFVRCSPPDIVLMDVNMPGIGGIEATRKIVHVAPEARVIAVTALSGDPFPNQLLDAGAMGYLSKGCDAEELFKAIRTVAQGRHYLSNEVAQKLALGKMANPVEESPLGLLSPREMQVMLMVVKGQGNQEISDALFLSPKTVSTYKRRLYEKLNVSNDVELTHLAIRHKIIDPTT; this is encoded by the coding sequence ATGATCCGTCTGCTGCTGGTCGATGACCACGCGCTGTTCCGTTCCGGTATCCGGAGCGTGCTCGACAGCGCGCATGACATAAAAGTGGTTCACGAGGCCTCGAGCGGCGAGGAGGCCGTCGCTTTCGTGCGTTGCTCGCCGCCGGATATCGTGCTGATGGACGTCAACATGCCGGGCATCGGCGGTATCGAGGCGACGCGCAAGATCGTCCACGTGGCGCCCGAGGCCCGAGTGATCGCGGTCACGGCGCTCAGCGGTGACCCCTTTCCCAACCAGCTGCTGGATGCCGGGGCCATGGGCTATCTCTCCAAGGGCTGTGATGCCGAGGAACTGTTCAAGGCGATCCGCACGGTTGCGCAGGGCCGCCACTACCTCTCCAACGAGGTGGCTCAAAAGCTGGCCTTGGGCAAGATGGCCAATCCGGTCGAGGAGTCGCCGCTGGGGCTGCTGTCGCCACGCGAGATGCAGGTCATGCTGATGGTGGTCAAGGGGCAGGGCAACCAGGAGATCTCCGATGCCCTGTTCCTCAGCCCCAAGACCGTCTCCACCTACAAGCGCCGCCTGTACGAGAAGCTCAACGTGAGCAACGACGTGGAACTCACGCACCTGGCCATCCGTCACAAGATCATTGATCCGACCACCTGA
- a CDS encoding putative bifunctional diguanylate cyclase/phosphodiesterase, which translates to MRRFPDRGLVPLLLLTVLAGLLVLWVIQNRYQDFVTYQANLAKNHVTSVAQEVQLYLKDRRHVARLFIQEQGELLSRLVVHPDDRALRKRLAKRVRDYFPTMHSFNLGDPWGDVLLGDEAQDVGEACRADISYYAQHRQPGEVYIHDDSLGPHIDILGSALPGENGQAHVFFVSIDAEGIETLLARTVAPDHELLLLRSDRPGRVELTSGHGHWQRGDVLDDTARGRILHAIDIPGTGWKLADMVSPGLFSSHREALCRDAAAVFAFFLVMAILLMARVYREEGRRLVAEQALARLNRDLDRQVRARTRELEASRRQLIYQATHDALTGLINRREFEQRLHAVIERAKRGESRGCLLYLDLNQFKVVNDTAGHTAGDELLRQVARLMQGVVGEEHTLARLGGDEFGVILENVDREEVLGLTRSLRAAIRGYHFQWEARLYQIGISIGGVLLDEKSGDTVQVMSRADAACYESKECGAGEAYIADVSSPELDARQRIMWRHSDIVNAGREGRLLLFLQPIVALSGPSVEWYECLLRLRDRDGQLIPPGEFIHAAERYGGMTDLDLWVFDQAIELLSSNADLHLNINFSGQTLGDTRIQGRVLDRLKAFGQIGGRLCIEITETAMVHNLSRAQEFMQQLHLKGVRLALDDFGSGISSFSYLKVLPVDYVKLDGSLVIDIAEDGGAYTIVDSIDAMVRTLGKQTIAEYVENAAVERALREIGVELAQGFYYARPLPADGVLAKRARMGNGLEV; encoded by the coding sequence ATGCGTAGGTTCCCTGACAGGGGACTGGTGCCCCTGCTGTTGCTGACAGTGCTCGCCGGGCTGCTGGTGCTTTGGGTTATTCAGAACCGGTACCAGGATTTCGTCACCTATCAGGCAAACCTGGCAAAGAATCACGTCACCTCGGTTGCGCAGGAGGTCCAACTCTATCTGAAGGACCGTCGGCACGTCGCCAGGCTCTTCATCCAGGAGCAGGGTGAGTTGCTGAGCCGGCTGGTGGTGCACCCCGATGATCGCGCCTTGCGCAAGCGGCTGGCGAAACGCGTCCGCGACTATTTCCCGACCATGCACAGTTTCAATCTGGGAGATCCGTGGGGCGACGTGTTGCTGGGCGACGAAGCGCAAGACGTGGGCGAGGCCTGCCGAGCTGATATTTCGTACTACGCCCAGCATCGCCAGCCGGGCGAGGTCTATATCCACGATGACTCATTGGGTCCGCACATCGACATCCTGGGCAGTGCGCTGCCGGGTGAGAACGGGCAGGCACATGTCTTTTTCGTGAGCATCGATGCCGAGGGCATCGAAACCCTTCTGGCGCGCACTGTGGCCCCGGATCACGAGTTGCTCTTGCTGCGTTCTGACCGGCCAGGCCGGGTGGAACTGACCTCCGGCCATGGGCACTGGCAGCGAGGTGATGTGCTGGACGATACGGCGCGCGGACGCATCCTGCATGCCATCGATATCCCGGGGACCGGCTGGAAGCTGGCAGACATGGTCTCCCCCGGGCTGTTCTCTTCGCATCGCGAGGCTCTGTGCCGTGATGCGGCGGCCGTGTTTGCCTTCTTCCTGGTGATGGCCATCCTGTTGATGGCCCGGGTATACCGGGAAGAGGGCAGAAGGCTTGTCGCGGAGCAGGCCCTGGCTCGCCTCAATCGTGATCTCGATCGCCAGGTCAGGGCAAGGACCCGCGAACTGGAGGCCAGTCGGCGCCAGTTGATCTATCAGGCGACGCACGATGCCCTGACCGGCCTGATCAACCGGCGCGAGTTCGAGCAGCGACTGCACGCGGTGATCGAAAGGGCGAAACGGGGTGAGAGCCGGGGGTGCCTGCTCTACCTCGACCTCAACCAGTTCAAGGTGGTGAATGATACGGCGGGCCACACAGCGGGTGACGAGCTGTTGCGTCAGGTCGCGCGTCTCATGCAAGGCGTGGTTGGCGAGGAACACACGCTGGCCCGGCTGGGCGGGGACGAGTTCGGGGTAATCCTGGAAAACGTGGACCGCGAGGAGGTCCTTGGCCTGACCCGTTCCTTGCGCGCCGCCATTCGTGGGTACCATTTCCAGTGGGAAGCGCGTCTGTACCAGATCGGCATCAGCATCGGTGGTGTGCTGCTGGACGAGAAATCCGGTGATACGGTCCAGGTGATGAGCCGTGCCGATGCCGCCTGTTATGAAAGCAAGGAATGCGGCGCGGGCGAGGCCTATATCGCCGACGTCAGCTCGCCCGAGCTGGATGCGCGCCAGCGCATCATGTGGCGGCACAGCGATATCGTGAATGCCGGGCGGGAAGGCCGCCTGCTGCTGTTCTTGCAGCCCATCGTGGCCCTTTCCGGCCCGTCGGTGGAGTGGTACGAATGCCTGTTACGCTTGCGCGACCGGGACGGACAATTGATTCCGCCCGGCGAGTTCATTCATGCCGCCGAGCGCTACGGTGGCATGACCGACCTGGACCTCTGGGTGTTCGATCAGGCCATCGAGCTGTTGTCCAGCAATGCCGATCTTCATCTCAATATCAATTTTTCCGGGCAGACTCTCGGCGACACCCGGATACAGGGGCGCGTGCTCGATCGACTCAAGGCCTTCGGCCAGATCGGCGGGAGGCTCTGTATCGAGATCACCGAGACGGCCATGGTGCACAATCTCAGCCGAGCTCAGGAATTCATGCAGCAACTGCATCTCAAGGGAGTGCGACTGGCGCTCGATGATTTTGGCAGCGGCATCTCTTCGTTCAGTTATCTGAAGGTGCTCCCCGTGGACTATGTCAAACTGGACGGCTCGCTGGTGATCGATATCGCCGAGGATGGTGGTGCCTATACCATCGTCGATTCCATCGACGCCATGGTGCGGACGCTGGGCAAGCAGACCATTGCGGAGTACGTCGAGAATGCTGCGGTGGAAAGGGCGCTGCGAGAAATCGGCGTGGAGTTGGCACAGGGCTTCTACTACGCGCGGCCATTGCCGGCCGACGGAGTATTGGCCAAACGGGCCAGAATGGGCAACGGGCTCGAAGTGTAG
- a CDS encoding efflux RND transporter permease subunit: protein MTGTDLFEPILCRPWRAILASLLGIVLLGAGIPRLTFSNDYRMFFGEDNVHLRAFEQLQNTYTKDDTVLFVVAPRDGRVFSRRVLDDLVWLTEQAWQTPYSIRVDSITNFQHTEAEGDDLRVADLVEAPAGMVDAELARVRQIALTEPLLRNRLISPDARVTGVNVTIQLPGEAVDEPVEVMRFARELKARLLARDPDLEVYLTGVLPLNAAFAEASQHDMKTLYPAMFAVIMVVLALMLRSLVSMLAVMGVIALTVIGTLGAAGWLDFKLSPPTVSVPIMVMTLAVADCVHILVNFLHERHEGVERREAMRQSLRINLAPVFLTTLTTAIGYLSLNFSKVPPFRDLGNMAAMGVGIALVLALVFLPAVMQLLPVRAARQDAASSRLMERLADFVIARRQALFWGMSLVVVVLVAQVPRNELNDEFVKYFDESIPFRQAAEFATEHLTGIYRIQYSVPARDEGGVADPDYLRHLEAFAQWYRQQPEVLHVNVLTDTMKRLNKSMHGDDPARYRLPDRRDLAAQYLLLYEFSLPFGLDLNNQINVRKSASRMTVTLRNVSSNELLALERRAAEWMRDNLPAHMQAVGSSPAVMFSHIGATNIRFMLEGTVVALVLISLILVGAFRSLRLGLLSLVPNMVPMGMAFGVWGLFVGQVGLAMSVVSGMTLGIVVDDTVHFMSKYLRARREQGLDGPAAVRYAFSTVGKALWVTTLGLALGFMVLAFSGFELNSGMGILTTLTIVLALVADFLYLPVLLLKFGDSPDATPHTVDPA from the coding sequence ATGACTGGTACAGACCTGTTCGAGCCGATCCTGTGCAGGCCTTGGCGCGCCATACTGGCATCGCTGCTCGGGATCGTGCTGCTTGGTGCCGGTATTCCCCGGCTGACTTTCAGCAACGATTACCGCATGTTCTTCGGAGAGGACAACGTCCATCTCCGTGCCTTCGAGCAACTCCAGAACACCTACACCAAGGACGACACGGTGCTGTTCGTGGTCGCCCCACGCGACGGCCGGGTGTTCAGCCGGCGGGTGCTCGACGACCTGGTCTGGCTGACCGAGCAGGCCTGGCAGACGCCCTATTCGATCCGAGTCGATTCGATCACCAACTTCCAGCACACCGAGGCAGAAGGCGACGACCTGCGCGTGGCCGACCTGGTCGAAGCCCCGGCAGGGATGGTCGATGCCGAGCTGGCGCGAGTACGTCAGATCGCGCTGACCGAGCCCCTGCTGCGCAACCGCCTGATCTCGCCGGATGCGCGCGTGACCGGCGTCAACGTCACCATCCAGCTGCCGGGCGAGGCGGTGGACGAGCCGGTGGAGGTAATGCGCTTTGCACGGGAGCTAAAGGCGCGCCTGCTGGCGCGCGATCCCGATCTCGAGGTCTATCTCACGGGCGTCCTGCCGCTGAATGCCGCCTTTGCCGAGGCCTCGCAGCACGATATGAAGACCCTGTATCCGGCCATGTTCGCTGTCATTATGGTTGTGCTGGCACTGATGCTGCGTTCCCTGGTATCGATGCTGGCGGTCATGGGAGTGATCGCGTTGACGGTGATCGGCACCCTGGGTGCGGCCGGCTGGCTGGATTTCAAGCTCAGCCCGCCGACGGTCAGTGTGCCCATCATGGTCATGACCCTGGCGGTGGCCGATTGTGTGCACATCCTGGTGAATTTCCTGCACGAGCGGCACGAGGGGGTGGAGCGACGTGAGGCGATGCGCCAGTCGCTGCGCATCAACCTCGCTCCCGTGTTCCTCACCACCCTGACCACGGCCATCGGCTATCTCAGTCTCAACTTCAGCAAGGTGCCACCGTTTCGTGACCTCGGCAACATGGCGGCCATGGGCGTCGGCATCGCTCTGGTGCTGGCGCTGGTGTTCCTGCCCGCGGTGATGCAGCTGCTGCCGGTACGGGCGGCGCGCCAGGATGCAGCCTCCAGCCGGCTCATGGAGCGCCTGGCAGATTTTGTGATCGCCCGCCGACAGGCCCTGTTCTGGGGCATGAGCCTGGTCGTGGTGGTGCTGGTGGCACAGGTGCCGCGCAATGAGCTCAACGACGAGTTCGTCAAGTATTTCGACGAGAGCATCCCGTTCCGCCAGGCCGCCGAGTTTGCCACCGAGCACCTCACCGGGATCTATCGCATCCAGTACTCGGTGCCCGCGCGCGACGAGGGTGGGGTGGCCGATCCCGACTACCTGCGTCATCTCGAGGCCTTTGCCCAGTGGTATCGGCAACAGCCCGAGGTACTGCACGTCAACGTGCTGACCGACACCATGAAACGGCTCAACAAGAGCATGCACGGCGATGACCCGGCCCGGTACCGACTGCCCGATCGCCGCGACCTGGCCGCGCAATACCTGTTGCTCTACGAGTTCTCGCTGCCCTTCGGCCTGGATCTCAACAACCAGATCAACGTCAGGAAGTCTGCCAGCCGCATGACCGTGACCCTGCGCAATGTCTCGTCCAACGAACTACTGGCGCTGGAGCGGCGTGCTGCCGAGTGGATGCGGGACAACCTGCCTGCGCACATGCAGGCAGTGGGTTCCAGCCCGGCGGTGATGTTCTCGCACATCGGGGCGACCAATATCCGCTTCATGCTCGAGGGCACGGTCGTGGCCCTGGTGCTGATCTCGCTGATCCTGGTCGGCGCCTTCCGATCGTTGCGCCTGGGTCTGCTCAGCCTGGTGCCGAACATGGTGCCCATGGGCATGGCTTTCGGGGTCTGGGGGCTGTTCGTCGGTCAGGTGGGTCTGGCGATGTCGGTGGTCAGCGGCATGACCCTGGGCATCGTGGTGGACGACACCGTACACTTCATGAGCAAATACCTGCGGGCGCGCCGCGAGCAGGGCCTGGACGGTCCGGCCGCGGTGCGTTATGCGTTCTCGACCGTAGGCAAGGCCCTGTGGGTGACCACCCTGGGGCTGGCGCTGGGGTTCATGGTGCTGGCCTTCTCGGGATTCGAACTGAACTCCGGCATGGGTATCCTCACTACCCTGACCATCGTCCTGGCCCTGGTTGCCGATTTCCTTTACCTGCCCGTGCTGTTGCTCAAGTTTGGAGACTCACCCGATGCCACGCCTCATACTGTTGATCCTGCTTGA
- a CDS encoding MalT transcriptional regulator family protein yields MTENPHADLLQRERLLTSLLESLKQARLAGLVAPAGSGKTVAARQLSARWTQTVLWLDISAGHNDPVVLFSSLFKRFTAQIPGFRDATLERMLRAGEMTPADLSVPMAHLLRAMERTFPNQMLVVLDDLHLLTTTPACELLADLIRRAPAGWHWLFCHRPALSGPLGGLLTPGRSVVLGEADLRFSHEEVDRLYRDCFGIALSADQVQRLLDDTGGHALMVGLCRLGTRGIQSLIEYLEFTLPSTHWHHLLCWSLLPAEGAVDLDHLLGAGASRLLQELVGKVPGFHVGRGEGASVCTMSCARPCRNTLKE; encoded by the coding sequence ATGACAGAAAACCCCCATGCAGACCTGCTGCAACGCGAGCGCCTCCTGACCTCCCTGCTCGAGTCGTTGAAGCAGGCCCGATTGGCCGGCCTGGTCGCCCCCGCGGGCAGCGGCAAGACAGTCGCGGCGCGGCAGCTCTCTGCCCGCTGGACGCAGACCGTGCTCTGGCTCGACATCTCGGCTGGCCACAACGACCCGGTCGTCTTGTTCTCCAGCCTGTTCAAGCGCTTTACTGCGCAGATCCCGGGATTTCGCGATGCGACGCTCGAACGCATGTTGCGAGCCGGGGAGATGACGCCTGCCGACCTGTCGGTCCCGATGGCGCACCTGTTGCGCGCCATGGAGAGGACCTTTCCCAACCAGATGCTCGTCGTCCTTGATGATCTGCATCTCCTGACCACCACTCCCGCCTGCGAACTGCTGGCCGACCTGATCCGTCGTGCGCCGGCAGGCTGGCACTGGCTGTTCTGCCACCGCCCGGCACTCTCTGGTCCGCTGGGCGGATTGTTGACGCCAGGTCGCTCGGTAGTCCTGGGCGAGGCCGACCTGCGTTTCAGTCACGAAGAGGTGGACCGACTGTACCGGGACTGTTTCGGTATCGCACTGTCGGCCGACCAGGTGCAACGCCTCCTCGATGACACCGGCGGGCATGCCTTGATGGTGGGCCTGTGCCGTCTCGGAACGCGTGGCATCCAGTCATTGATCGAGTACCTGGAGTTCACCCTGCCATCGACACACTGGCATCACCTGCTGTGCTGGAGCCTGTTGCCCGCCGAGGGGGCCGTCGATCTCGACCACCTGCTCGGGGCGGGTGCTTCCAGGCTCTTGCAAGAACTCGTCGGCAAGGTGCCGGGTTTTCACGTCGGCCGGGGTGAGGGGGCTTCAGTATGCACGATGTCGTGCGCGAGGCCTTGTCGCAACACGCTGAAAGAATAA
- a CDS encoding uracil-DNA glycosylase, which yields MFDPDCRRCPRLATFLDEVKTQYPAYHARPVPPFGDPAARLLVVGLAPGMHGANATGRPFTGDHAGILLYLTLHRHGFASRPESLAADDGLELIDCRITNAVKCLPPQNKPVGAEINACRDFLTVELEGLPEGGVVLALGSIAHKSVVAAFGLRQKDCVFAHGAEHALPDGRVLLDSYHCSRYNTQTRRLTEAMFDAVFARARALLDG from the coding sequence ATGTTCGATCCCGACTGCCGACGTTGTCCCCGGCTGGCGACCTTCCTGGATGAGGTCAAGACACAGTACCCGGCCTACCATGCGCGCCCCGTGCCGCCCTTTGGCGACCCGGCAGCGCGTCTTCTGGTGGTGGGGTTGGCGCCCGGCATGCATGGCGCCAATGCCACCGGGCGGCCCTTTACCGGGGACCATGCCGGTATCCTGCTTTACCTCACCCTGCATCGGCACGGTTTTGCCAGCCGGCCCGAGTCGCTCGCGGCCGACGACGGTCTGGAGTTGATCGACTGCCGCATCACCAATGCGGTCAAGTGCCTGCCGCCCCAGAACAAGCCGGTGGGCGCCGAGATCAACGCCTGCCGTGACTTTCTGACCGTCGAACTCGAGGGGCTGCCGGAGGGCGGCGTGGTGCTGGCACTGGGCTCGATCGCCCACAAGTCGGTAGTCGCCGCGTTCGGCCTGCGACAGAAGGACTGCGTGTTTGCGCACGGGGCGGAACACGCGCTGCCCGACGGTCGGGTGTTGCTCGATTCCTACCATTGCAGCCGCTACAACACCCAGACCCGGCGCCTGACCGAGGCGATGTTCGACGCGGTGTTCGCTCGCGCCCGCGCCCTGCTCGATGGCTGA
- a CDS encoding outer membrane lipoprotein-sorting protein: MASRNKSGPFMGSEFAYEDIGSQEVEKYTYRYLRDETLDDLPMFVIERYPVDRYSGYRRQVAWIDQQEYRPFRVDYYDRKDQLLKTLTYKGYQQYLGQYWRPREMIMQNHQTGKSTLLSWTEYRFRGGLEERDFTRNALKRAR, encoded by the coding sequence ATCGCCTCGCGCAACAAGTCCGGCCCCTTCATGGGCAGCGAGTTCGCCTACGAGGACATCGGCTCGCAGGAGGTCGAGAAATACACCTACCGTTACCTGCGTGACGAGACCCTCGACGATCTGCCGATGTTTGTCATCGAACGCTACCCGGTGGACCGCTATTCCGGTTACAGGCGCCAGGTCGCCTGGATCGACCAGCAGGAATACCGACCCTTCCGCGTGGACTACTACGACCGCAAGGACCAGTTGCTCAAGACCCTGACCTACAAGGGCTACCAGCAGTACCTGGGGCAGTACTGGCGGCCGCGAGAGATGATCATGCAGAACCACCAGACCGGCAAGAGCACCCTGCTGAGCTGGACCGAGTACCGCTTCCGGGGCGGGCTGGAGGAGCGCGATTTCACCCGCAATGCGCTCAAGCGCGCACGCTGA
- a CDS encoding outer membrane lipoprotein-sorting protein encodes MPRLILLILLELFGLVAMVRAETPAEKGLAIAREADRRDTGFHDYSARLSMLLRNRHGEESRREMHSKVLEVENDGDKTLIVFDSPRDVKGTALLSFTHKDRPDDQ; translated from the coding sequence ATGCCACGCCTCATACTGTTGATCCTGCTTGAACTGTTCGGCCTCGTCGCCATGGTGCGGGCGGAGACGCCCGCGGAGAAGGGCCTGGCCATCGCCCGCGAGGCCGACCGGCGCGACACCGGTTTCCACGACTACAGCGCACGCCTGAGCATGTTGTTGCGCAACCGGCATGGTGAGGAGAGCCGGCGCGAGATGCACAGCAAGGTGCTTGAGGTGGAGAACGATGGCGACAAGACCCTGATCGTGTTCGACTCGCCCCGCGACGTGAAGGGCACGGCACTGCTCAGCTTCACTCACAAGGACCGCCCGGACGACCAGTGA
- the uvrC gene encoding excinuclease ABC subunit UvrC: MADDTFDHKAFLATLTHRPGVYRMIGAEGEVLYAGKARDLAKRVASYFTRAANRRIEMMVSQIRDIQITVTHTEAEALILENHLIKEHRPRYNVLLRDDKSYPYIHLSDDEFPRLAFHRGARTGGGRYFGPYPSAGAVRETLKLLQKLFPVRQCENSQFANRSRPCLQYQIERCTAPCVGFVSPERYARDVQDTVLFLEGKASDVIDRWVARMEAAAEALEFEEAAKLRDQIAALRTVQERQYVAGERGDLDIVAAASRGGVACIQLFLVRQGRNLGNKTLYPRNSEGADEAELVSAFIAQYYLERAVPAEILVSSLPPDRELLEQALSEQAGRRVRIIARPRGERARWLQMARTNAEMAVQARLASRGAAEQRLEALQQALDLESPPRRMECFDISHTRGDQTVASCVVFQDGAPSSSDYRRFNIRGITPGDDYAALRQALQRRYARIQGGEGQMPDLLLIDGGKGQLAAVAEALSEMGINDLLILGVAKGPDRKPGMETLFLLGEQRPLILPANSPALHLVQQIRDEAHRFAITGHRQRRAKAKSRSPLEDIPGIGAKRRQRLLKHFGGLQGLARAGVEDIARVEGISKKLANAIYISFHGEE; encoded by the coding sequence ATGGCTGACGACACCTTCGACCACAAGGCCTTCCTCGCCACCCTGACTCACCGTCCCGGGGTGTATCGCATGATCGGTGCCGAGGGCGAGGTGCTGTACGCGGGCAAGGCACGCGACCTGGCGAAACGGGTCGCCAGCTACTTCACCCGCGCCGCCAATCGGCGCATCGAGATGATGGTCTCGCAGATCCGCGACATCCAGATCACGGTGACGCATACCGAGGCTGAAGCGCTGATCCTGGAAAACCACCTCATCAAGGAACACCGGCCGCGCTACAACGTCCTGTTGCGCGATGACAAGAGCTACCCTTATATCCATCTGTCGGACGATGAGTTTCCACGACTGGCCTTTCACCGGGGTGCGCGCACCGGGGGAGGGCGCTACTTTGGACCCTATCCCAGCGCCGGGGCGGTGCGCGAGACGCTGAAGCTGCTGCAGAAGCTGTTTCCCGTGCGCCAGTGCGAGAACAGCCAGTTCGCCAACCGTTCGCGCCCCTGCCTGCAATACCAGATCGAACGTTGCACCGCACCCTGTGTCGGCTTCGTGAGCCCCGAGCGTTATGCGCGCGACGTGCAGGACACGGTACTGTTCCTGGAAGGCAAGGCCTCGGACGTGATCGATCGCTGGGTGGCACGCATGGAGGCGGCGGCCGAGGCCCTGGAATTCGAGGAGGCGGCCAAACTGCGCGACCAGATCGCCGCCCTGCGTACCGTGCAGGAACGCCAGTACGTCGCCGGTGAGCGCGGCGACCTCGACATCGTCGCCGCCGCGAGCCGGGGTGGGGTGGCCTGCATCCAGTTGTTCCTGGTCCGCCAGGGACGCAACCTGGGCAACAAGACCCTGTATCCACGTAACAGCGAGGGTGCCGACGAGGCGGAACTGGTCTCGGCCTTCATCGCCCAGTATTACCTGGAGCGGGCCGTGCCCGCTGAGATCCTGGTGAGCAGCCTGCCGCCCGATCGCGAGCTGCTGGAGCAGGCTCTGAGCGAGCAAGCGGGGCGCCGGGTGCGCATCATCGCCCGGCCACGCGGCGAGCGGGCGCGCTGGTTGCAGATGGCGCGCACCAATGCGGAAATGGCCGTGCAGGCGCGGCTGGCCAGTCGCGGCGCGGCCGAGCAGCGTCTGGAGGCTCTGCAACAGGCGCTGGACCTGGAGAGTCCGCCGCGCCGCATGGAGTGCTTCGACATCAGCCACACCCGGGGCGACCAGACCGTGGCATCGTGCGTGGTGTTCCAGGACGGCGCGCCGTCTTCCAGCGACTACCGGCGTTTCAATATCCGAGGCATCACCCCGGGTGATGACTACGCGGCCCTGCGCCAGGCTCTGCAACGGCGCTATGCGCGCATCCAGGGCGGCGAGGGGCAGATGCCCGACCTGTTGCTGATCGATGGCGGCAAGGGTCAGCTGGCGGCGGTCGCCGAGGCATTGAGCGAGATGGGCATCAACGACCTGCTGATCCTGGGGGTGGCCAAGGGGCCGGATCGCAAGCCCGGCATGGAGACCCTGTTCTTGTTGGGCGAACAGCGGCCTCTTATACTGCCGGCCAACTCCCCGGCACTGCACCTGGTGCAGCAGATCCGCGACGAGGCGCACCGCTTCGCCATCACCGGCCACCGCCAGCGCCGGGCAAAGGCGAAGAGCCGCTCGCCGCTGGAGGACATACCGGGCATCGGCGCCAAGCGCCGCCAGCGCCTGCTAAAGCATTTTGGTGGCCTGCAAGGACTGGCGCGCGCCGGAGTCGAGGACATCGCGCGCGTCGAGGGCATCAGCAAGAAGCTGGCGAACGCCATCTACATCAGCTTTCACGGGGAAGAATGA
- a CDS encoding GTP 3',8-cyclase MoaA → MVGVFARLGVKKIRLTGGEPLLRRNLPELAARISSLDGIEDLSISTNATQLAKHALALRQAGVQRLNVSVDSLRRERFLSITGKDSLPDVLAGLEAARQAGFQPIKINMVVMKGVNHDEVDDMVQFCITHGFVLRLIEVMPMGDTGRNAEYVDLQVIKHRLIEDFGLVEGAVPGARPARYLRTPDGSFSIGFITPLSWPGR, encoded by the coding sequence ATGGTAGGTGTGTTTGCACGGCTCGGTGTCAAGAAAATACGCCTTACCGGTGGTGAACCCCTGCTACGGCGCAATCTTCCTGAGCTTGCCGCCCGCATAAGCAGCCTGGACGGAATCGAAGATCTCTCCATCAGCACCAATGCAACACAACTGGCGAAGCACGCCCTTGCGTTGAGACAGGCAGGTGTCCAAAGGCTTAATGTCAGCGTGGACTCGTTACGCAGGGAAAGGTTTCTGTCAATTACCGGCAAGGATTCCCTGCCGGACGTACTGGCCGGACTCGAGGCGGCCAGGCAGGCCGGATTCCAGCCTATCAAGATCAACATGGTAGTCATGAAGGGAGTCAATCATGACGAAGTGGATGATATGGTTCAGTTTTGCATTACACACGGATTTGTGCTGCGCCTGATAGAAGTCATGCCCATGGGCGATACAGGCCGGAATGCGGAATACGTGGATTTGCAGGTGATTAAACACCGTTTGATCGAGGACTTCGGGCTGGTTGAAGGTGCCGTGCCAGGTGCGAGGCCGGCACGCTACCTCCGGACACCGGATGGCAGCTTTTCAATAGGTTTCATCACGCCTCTTTCTTGGCCAGGAAGATAA